In a single window of the Esox lucius isolate fEsoLuc1 chromosome 22, fEsoLuc1.pri, whole genome shotgun sequence genome:
- the LOC109614930 gene encoding adenylate cyclase type 10 isoform X4: MKREPSFSVEKYQDSVGAMVEHEHLTRDCVRKASRLTPNAELENTFRKYIMKTVLQKIDDGQPLEYLSEMRPATIVFVNLQFSGGQSEEGLCAAIHRAAIGIARQMVSHQGRINKVFMFDKGCTFLCLFGLPGDKREDERAHALQAACGIHDICQREFCNLKTVSIGVTTGPVFCGVVGHSVRHEYTVIGRKVNLAARLMMHYPGVVSCDSETCYYSKLPALYFNKLPKKAMKGIKDPGVLYQFMARKHSITIGIAPMSVVREEGYPLLGREKEISVFSSMLKGYLESRAAGHTNYNNVLICEGPVGYGKSRLLAEAVYRTAKEGVRVISIELAKTDIKQSNYALQTLLAVLMSVQNCKSYADREKVILSKIEDPEIKENLCLLNDILLVKFPVSKDVSLMDSDTKNKKMRNYFVELLCKFSEDEPCVYVLDQAHFVDQASWAILQEACERASVLVCMALLSCTNQSGPFPEFSRIITNPRTTYLKLLGLEPSVIGQLACQILGVTRIPSEVELFLVERSHGVPFYCEELLKSLYLGHQIVIEEVQEEDPAEDIDILFPEPTLVVHLSKPSQVWQQEDSRASALGTPKASTLKFRKIADLVESKDRAFICRVGEVAKFHEIPIPLTLKGMALARLDQLQPAEQMVVKCASVIGHTVTTEMLVHILPKAENLDKLNLSLSYLFESAMFECGSTPEQFTWRQRHGQPECWGALSCYCARDSREDVSEVAGLASADGVWRCKVLRFCSALVRETAYDLWLKEPKREVHQKCAAFLLRQAHRCRACGVHGFVFGHKAAVGNNMMEVRPLSGEALFTGRRGPPRPQKRRISLNQVRPLQPNSEEDTFLLKLDSMVRDYKRTTGRTRKCRCAQLVECLLCPMVHHCMGIGDVAKTFFYLLETAAALASLSSHLQALSYLNEAKIILDNLKAGHPAFETADPRAKVKINSIERACVFRLTGEVLYNMGQIKEAESMFTRALRILGKHVPTNPVVMSVKYLHEKIKSQHYRSRIFGSPGERKLAFLHQQICCLSYVWQIRCMRRTPQNILSASLAITMERNSARQTAEEYKITFSCIDYLLYCQLSGREDQGRRSERMLRRTCSELSDSQEDLTLTSHLVRTLAIVKLCSGALHDAIRYGLLAEKISELTKPLGLDMRTIVVLHTPLMFTHRYGECVRLLLGQEYPGNGVAKGCFYVACFHFLLYSGFAVRPFEECHAFVEESHSDPSLVAEQSLMMSLYSALALWYTRLFDWEKACLFYTKAWRVAQQAPSSIQAINGTVVFLECQVLLFRKALVEHNKHIHTIYKNTQKHFSEFTRKYSTNRTFGPRVLHLRAYLYLLTGHRALSRAILHQAAGLCRQHGNKLEKGWIRQSQNLWFGACRQSTAKEAGSFMTLPSWEEARGVDPEELAHNRYTLMGVGDQSWADSSNLCFTPNTEDIQILKGQG, encoded by the exons ATGAAGCGAGAGCCCAGTTTTTCGGTCGAGAAGTACCAGGACTCAGTAGGAGCGATGGTAGAGCATGAACACCTGACAAGAG ACTGCGTGAGAAAAGCCTCTAGACTGACGCCGAACGCGGAGCTTGAGAACACGTTCCGGAAGTACATCATGAAAACGGTTCTGCAGAAG ATAGACGACGGGCAGCCTCTGGAGTACCTGTCGGAAATGCGTCCGGCCACCATAGTGTTTGTCAACCTGCAGTTCAGCGGCGGGCAGAGTGAAGAGGGCCTGTGTGCCGCCATCCACCGGGCAGCCATTGGCATCGCCCGTCAGATGGTCTCGCACCAGGGCCGGATCAACAAGGTGTTCATGTTCGACAAG GGCTGcactttcctctgtctgtttggACTCCCCGGGGACAAGCGCGAGGATGAGAGGGCCCACGCTTTACAGGCTGCCTGTGGAATACACGACATTTGCCAGAGAGAGTTCTGCAACCTCAA GACCGTCTCTATCGGAGTGACTACGGGCCCAGTGTTCTGCGGAGTAGTGGGTCATTCCGTGAGGCACGAGTACACAG TGATTGGGCGAAAAGTGAACCTGGCGGCGCGACTGATGATGCACTACCCCGGGGTGGTGTCATGTGACAGCGAGACGTGCTACTACTCCAAGCTGCCTGCCTTGTACTTCAACAAGCTGCCTAAGAAAGCCATGAAGGGGATCAAGGACCCTGGCGTGTTATATCAGTTCATGGCTCGCAAACATTCCAT AACTATTGGTATAGCGCCTATGTCCGTTGTGAGGGAAGAGGGATACCCTCTCTTGG GCAGGGAGAAGGAGATTTCAGTGTTTTCCAGCATGCTGAAGGGTTACCTGGAGTCAAGGGCTGCCGGTCACACCAACTACAACAACGTTTTGATCTGTGAGGGACCTGTTGGCTATGGCAAGAGCCGTCTGCTGGCTGAGGCGGTTTACCGAACTGCCAAGGAGGGAGTCAG agTAATCTCGATTGAGCTGGCCAAGACAGACATCAAGCAGTCCAACTACGCTCTCCAGACTCTCCTGGCCGTCCTCATGTCAGTTCAGAACTGTAAGAGCtatgcagacagagagaaagtcaTCCTCTCCAAGATTGAAGATCCAGAGATAAAGGAGAATCTCTGCCTTCTCAATGATATCCTGTTAGTCAAG TTTCCTGTGTCCAAGGACGTTTCACTCATGGACAGTGACACGAAGAACAAGAAGATGAGGAATTACTTTGTGGAGTTGTTATGCAAG TTTTCAGAGGATGAGCCATGTGTGTACGTGCTGGACCAGGCTCACTTTGTAGATCAAGCGTCATGGGCCATCCTGCAGGAAGCCTGCGAAAGAGCCTCAGTGTTGGTGTGTATGGCCCTCCTCTCCTGCACCAATCAGAGTGGTCCCTTCCCTGAGTTCAGCCGCATCATCACAAACCCCCGGACCACCTACCTCAAGCTGCTGGGGCTGGAGCCCTCGGTCATCGGCCAGCTAGCCTGCCAGATATTAGGGGTGACCCGTATACCCAGTGAGGTGGAGCT GTTCCTGGTGGAGAGAAGTCATGGGGTTCCATTCTACTGCGAGGAGCTCTTGAAGAGCCTGTACCTGGGTCATCAGATCGTGATCGAGGAGGTGCAGGAGGAGGACCCGGCTGAAGACATAGACATCCTTTTCCCTGAGCCCACCCTGGTGGTACACCTCTCCAAACCCAGCCAGGTGTGGCAACAGGAGGACAGCAGGGCCAGCGCGCTAG GGACCCCAAAGGCTTCCACGTTGAAATTCCGCAAGATCGCAGACCTGGTCGAATCAAAGGACCGCGCTTTCATCTGTCGTGTCGGAGAAGTTGCCAAATTTCATGAAATACCCATCCCCCTGACACTGAAAG GCATGGCGTTGGCTCGACTGGACCAACTGCAGCCGGCAGAACAGATGGTGGTGAAGTGTGCCTCTGTTATCGGCCACACAGTCACCACTGAGATGCTCGTCCACATCCTCCCGAAGGCGGAGAACCTGGACAAGCTGAATCTATCGCTCAGCTACCTGTTCGAGTCGGCCATGTTCGAGTGCGGCTCCACGCCCGAGCAGTTCACCTGGCGACAGCGCCACGGGCAGCCAGAGTGTTGGGGTGCGCTCAGCTGCTACTGTGCACGGGACAGCCGAGAAGACGTCAGTGAAG TGGCAGGCCTGGCCTCGGCGGACGGCGTTTGGCGCTGCAAGGTGCTGCGTTTCTGCTCTGCCCTGGTCAGGGAGACCGCCTATGACCTGTGGCTGAAGGAACCCAAGAGGGAGGTCCACCAGAAGTGTGCCGCCTTCCTGCTCAGGCAAGCCCATCGATGCAGAGCCTGCGGCGTCCACGGGTTCGTCTTCGGCCACAAGGCGGCCGTTGGGAACAACATGATGGAGGTCCGCCCTCTCTCTGGAGAGGCCTTGTTCACGGGCCGGCGAGGCCCACCGAGGCCCCAGAAGA GAAGAATATCACTAAACCAGGTCAGACCTCTGCAGCCTAACAG tGAAGaggacacatttctgttgaaactGGATTCCATGGTACGTGACTACAAGAGGACGACGGGCAGAACCAGGAAGTGTAGGTGCGCTCAGTTGGTGGAGTGCCTGCTGTGTCCCATGGTGCATCACTGCATGGGCATCGGCGATGTGGCCAAAACCTTCTTCTACCTTCTGGAGACGGCCGCTGCCCTGGCCTCCCTCTCCAGCCACctccag GCCCTGTCCTATTTGAACGAGGCCAAAATCATACTGGACAATCTGAAAGCGGGCCACCCGGCCTTTGAGACTGCCGACCCTAGAGCCAAAGTGAAAATCAACAGCATTGAGAGAGCCTGTGTCTTCCGTCTCACGGGAGAA GTGTTGTACAACATGGGACAGATCAAAGAGGCTGAGAGCATGTTCACCAGAGCCCTAAGGATCCTGGGAAAACACGTCCCAACCAACCCCGTGGTCATGTCTGTCAAGTACCTCCATGAGAAGATAAAGAGTCAGCACTACAGATCCAGGATTTTCGGCAGCCCTGG GGAAAGGAAGCTTGCATTCCTCCACCAGCAGATCTGCTGTCTGTCCTACGTGTGGCAGATCAGATGCATGCGAAGAACTCCCCAGAACATTCTCAGTGCATCCCTGGCCATCACTATGGAGAGGAACTCTGCCCGGCAGACTGCAGAGGAGTACAAG ATTACTTTCTCCTGCATTGACTACCTCCTGTACTGTCAGCTGAGTGGTCGGGAGGACCAGGGTCGGCGCTCTGAGAGGATGCTGCGCCGCACCTGCTCCGAGCTGTCTGACAGCCAGGAGGACCTGACCCTCACCAGCCACTTAGTGCGCACCCTCGCCATAGTCAAGCTCTGCTCGGGAGCGCTGCACGACGCCATCCGTTAcg GTCTGCTAGCAGAGAAAATCAGCGAGCTGACAAAGCCCCTGGGCCTGGACATGAGGACAATTGTTGTCCTTCACACACCCCTGATGTTCACACACAG GTATGGCGAGTGTGTCCGGCTGTTGCTAGGCCAGGAGTACCCGGGAAACGGCGTGGCTAAAGGCTGCTTCTACGTCGCCTGCTTTCACTTCCTGCTCTACTCAG GCTTTGCCGTCCGTCCATTTGAGGAGTGCCACGCCTTTGTGGAGGAGTCCCACTCAGATCCTAGCCTGGTGGCTGAACAGAGTCTCATGATGAGCCTCTACTCTGCTCTGGCTCTGTG GTATACACGGCTGTTTGACTGGGAGAAGGCATGTTTATTCTATACCAAGGCCTGGAGAGTTGCTCAGCAGGCTCCCTCATCCATCCAGGCCATAAACGGCACAGTCGTGTTCCTGGAGTGTCAGGTGCTGCTGTTCAGAAAGGCCCTGGTGGAGCacaacaaacacatccacaccatCTACAAGAACACACAGAAG CACTTTTCAGAGTTCACTCGTAAGTACTCGACCAACAGGACATTCGGGCCACGCGTACTCCACCTCCGAGCCTACCTGTACCTGCTGACGGGCCACCGGGCCCTGTCCCGGGCCATCCTGCACCAGGCCGCGGGGCTCTGCCGACAGCACGGCAACAAGCTGGAGAAGGGCTGGATCAGGCAGAGTCAG AACTTGTGGTTTGGCGCGTGCCGACAAAGCACCGCGAAAGAGGCCGGTTCCTTTATGACCCTGCCCAGCTGGGAGGAGGCTAGGGGGGTGGACCCAGAGGAGCTGGCCCACAACCGCTACACCCTGATGGGTGTCGGGGACCAGAGCTGGGCTGACAGCTCCAACCTGTGCTTCACCCCAAACACAGAGGACATCCAGATCCTCAAAGGCCAAGGATAG